In a genomic window of Mycoplasma iguanae:
- a CDS encoding L-ribulose-5-phosphate 4-epimerase produces MNKAEIEKLQKLVFDANQLLFTYRLAIHTWGNVSAITQDRKYMVIKPSGVAYETMTYKDMVIVDMENNVIDSDLNPSSDTPTHTLLYKADSRIQAIVHTHSPHAVAWAQSGKSIPCFGTTHADNFYEDVPCTRDLNEAEIAQNYEHNTGLVIIDHFHKNNRDFAATPAVLVKEHGPFVWSTKSANDAVNLALTLEEVAKMALFTITIDPNAQEAKKALQEKHYNRKHGKDAYYGQKR; encoded by the coding sequence ATGAATAAAGCAGAAATTGAAAAATTACAAAAATTAGTTTTTGATGCTAACCAATTATTATTTACTTATCGCTTAGCTATCCATACTTGAGGAAATGTTTCAGCAATTACTCAAGATCGGAAATATATGGTTATTAAACCTAGTGGTGTAGCTTATGAAACTATGACTTACAAAGATATGGTTATAGTTGATATGGAAAATAATGTCATTGATTCAGATTTAAATCCTTCAAGCGATACACCAACACATACATTATTGTATAAAGCTGATTCACGGATTCAAGCAATTGTGCACACTCACTCACCTCATGCAGTAGCATGGGCACAAAGTGGTAAATCAATACCTTGTTTTGGTACAACTCATGCAGATAACTTTTATGAAGATGTACCTTGTACACGTGATTTAAATGAAGCAGAAATTGCTCAAAATTATGAACATAATACAGGATTAGTCATCATTGATCATTTTCATAAAAATAATCGTGATTTTGCTGCAACTCCAGCTGTTTTAGTGAAAGAACACGGACCTTTTGTATGATCAACTAAAAGTGCAAATGATGCCGTAAATCTGGCTTTAACTTTAGAAGAAGTAGCAAAAATGGCATTGTTTACTATAACAATTGATCCTAATGCTCAAGAAGCTAAAAAAGCTTTACAAGAAAAACATTACAATCGCAAACACGGGAAAGATGCCTATTATGGACAAAAAAGATAA
- a CDS encoding HAD family hydrolase, whose translation MDKKDNVQTLVFDLDGTLLNSEKNVLDSSIETIKHLQKKNGTKAIIASGRPWYFCKKPWNLIDSQMPIISCNGALVFDPVNNKEIFVNPIEKTVAKSIFNYLHALKINFLVYTSKQMFKNEAISPSQWFIWLDGELAKMAEDEKFQINPVNSDFDLDQHQVVKFLVIAKETDPKNLDLIQKEFKKYQEKVYLIKSQPTVLDIMPTGSDKGQGLKQIAQHGLINLDTTLVFGDEVNDIPMFKVAKYSVAMGQSKSEVKTIAKYVTDSHDKDGIANFLKKII comes from the coding sequence ATGGACAAAAAAGATAATGTTCAAACTTTAGTCTTTGACTTAGATGGAACACTATTAAACTCAGAAAAAAATGTTTTAGATTCAAGTATTGAAACAATTAAGCATTTGCAGAAAAAAAATGGCACAAAAGCAATTATTGCTTCTGGTCGTCCTTGATATTTTTGTAAAAAACCTTGAAATTTAATTGATAGCCAAATGCCAATTATTTCTTGTAATGGAGCTTTAGTATTTGATCCTGTTAACAACAAAGAAATTTTTGTTAATCCCATTGAAAAAACAGTTGCTAAATCTATTTTTAATTATTTACACGCTTTAAAAATTAATTTTTTAGTTTATACATCAAAACAAATGTTTAAAAATGAAGCAATATCACCTTCTCAGTGATTTATTTGATTAGATGGTGAACTTGCTAAAATGGCAGAAGATGAAAAATTTCAAATTAATCCTGTTAATTCAGATTTTGATTTGGATCAACACCAAGTTGTAAAATTTTTAGTTATTGCTAAGGAAACTGATCCCAAAAATCTTGATTTAATCCAAAAAGAATTCAAAAAATATCAAGAAAAAGTTTATTTAATTAAATCACAACCTACAGTTTTAGATATTATGCCAACTGGTTCAGACAAAGGTCAAGGTTTGAAACAAATTGCTCAACACGGTTTAATTAATTTAGATACAACTTTAGTTTTTGGTGATGAAGTTAACGACATTCCAATGTTTAAAGTAGCAAAATATTCAGTTGCTATGGGACAATCTAAATCAGAAGTTAAAACAATAGCAAAATATGTTACAGATTCTCATGATAAAGACGGAATTGCTAATTTTTTGAAAAAAATAATATAA
- a CDS encoding MPN499 family protein, protein MFFKKIKVSHLTSGYWLAPKFLNLFSPHNSKAIVKPFVSLEDLIQKNRLLHSEFAFSFNGDHNFYNVNKLYKIRKIDFQFNKQLMNEIEKNGFHYHEIIPNLVLVWDFKAIKTIYSGLAPFYSLEFYENLLAKAKKNILVDNKAYFTWNRNWGFIQINK, encoded by the coding sequence ATGTTCTTTAAAAAAATTAAAGTAAGCCATTTAACTTCCGGTTATTGATTAGCACCAAAATTTTTAAATCTTTTTAGTCCTCATAATAGTAAAGCAATTGTTAAACCGTTTGTATCTTTAGAAGATTTAATCCAAAAAAACAGATTATTGCACAGTGAATTTGCTTTCAGTTTTAATGGTGATCATAATTTTTACAATGTTAACAAACTTTATAAAATAAGAAAAATTGATTTTCAATTTAATAAACAGTTAATGAATGAAATTGAAAAAAATGGCTTCCATTATCATGAAATTATTCCTAATTTAGTTCTGGTTTGAGATTTTAAAGCAATTAAAACCATTTACAGTGGTTTAGCCCCTTTTTATTCTTTAGAATTTTATGAAAACTTATTAGCAAAGGCTAAAAAAAATATTTTGGTAGATAATAAAGCTTACTTTACTTGAAACAGAAATTGAGGATTTATTCAAATTAACAAATAA
- the gpmI gene encoding 2,3-bisphosphoglycerate-independent phosphoglycerate mutase encodes MKKPVILTVIDGLGLRSEKQGNAFKMAKTPTFDEYFKSYPYSIIQASGQYVGLPEGQMGNSEVGHLNIGAGTVVYTGLSLIKKALEDGTFGQNTAFVKAFEAAKTNNATLHLMGLLSPGGVHSLEDHLFALIDAAKAYGIENLSIHIFGDGRDVAPQSILSSIEKLETKIADKAGYKIASIAGRFYAMDRDKMFDRNQKSYDALFGKARNTFHSAKDYVKSQYAEQLFDEFLIPAINPDAKFIKDHDAVIFFNFRPDRARQITHMLIDSDLYDYVPSHRAKLSAFVSMMKYEGINCDIAFDEMEIKKPIGKVISDAGLKQLRLAETQKYAHVTFFMDGGQDIEYANSKRIMIPSLKVESYATAPQMSAQAITEALLNEAKNFDLVIMNFANPDMVGHTGDLQAAIKAVEVLDTQLGIIKEWVEKNDAIQFITADHGNAEVTEDANGNPATKHTSYPVMLITTDKSLKLKDGKLANIAPTILDYMNIEKPVEMDEESLLIK; translated from the coding sequence ATGAAAAAACCAGTAATTTTAACGGTAATTGATGGGCTAGGTTTAAGGTCAGAAAAACAGGGGAATGCCTTTAAAATGGCCAAAACTCCAACTTTTGATGAATACTTTAAAAGTTATCCTTATTCAATTATTCAAGCTTCAGGTCAATATGTGGGATTACCTGAAGGACAAATGGGTAACAGTGAAGTAGGTCACTTAAATATTGGAGCCGGTACTGTTGTTTATACAGGGCTTTCGCTAATAAAAAAAGCTTTAGAAGATGGGACTTTCGGTCAAAATACTGCTTTTGTAAAAGCATTTGAAGCTGCAAAAACAAATAATGCAACTTTGCATTTGATGGGTTTATTATCTCCCGGTGGAGTTCATTCTTTAGAAGACCACTTATTTGCTTTAATTGATGCTGCTAAAGCTTATGGTATAGAAAACTTATCTATACATATTTTTGGTGATGGTAGAGATGTAGCGCCTCAATCAATTCTTAGTTCAATTGAAAAATTAGAAACAAAAATAGCTGATAAAGCAGGTTATAAAATTGCTTCCATTGCCGGAAGATTTTATGCTATGGATCGTGATAAAATGTTTGATAGAAATCAAAAATCTTATGATGCACTTTTTGGTAAAGCAAGAAATACATTTCATTCAGCAAAAGATTATGTTAAATCCCAATATGCAGAACAATTATTTGATGAATTTTTAATTCCGGCAATAAATCCTGATGCTAAATTCATTAAAGATCATGATGCTGTTATTTTCTTCAACTTTCGTCCAGATAGAGCTCGTCAAATTACTCATATGTTAATTGATTCAGATTTATATGACTATGTTCCTTCTCATAGAGCAAAATTATCAGCTTTTGTGTCAATGATGAAATATGAAGGCATTAATTGTGACATTGCTTTTGATGAAATGGAAATTAAAAAACCGATTGGTAAAGTAATTTCTGATGCAGGACTCAAACAACTACGTCTAGCTGAAACTCAAAAATATGCTCACGTAACTTTCTTTATGGATGGAGGGCAAGATATTGAATATGCAAATAGCAAGAGAATTATGATACCTTCACTAAAAGTAGAGTCATATGCAACTGCACCACAAATGTCAGCTCAAGCAATTACAGAAGCTTTATTAAATGAAGCTAAAAATTTCGACTTAGTAATTATGAATTTTGCCAACCCTGACATGGTAGGTCATACTGGTGATTTACAAGCTGCAATCAAAGCTGTAGAAGTTTTAGATACTCAGCTGGGTATTATTAAAGAATGAGTTGAAAAAAATGATGCTATTCAATTCATTACAGCTGATCATGGAAATGCTGAAGTTACAGAAGATGCTAACGGAAATCCTGCAACAAAGCATACTTCATATCCTGTAATGTTAATTACAACAGATAAATCATTAAAACTAAAAGATGGAAAATTAGCAAACATTGCACCCACAATTTTAGATTACATGAATATTGAAAAACCTGTTGAAATGGATGAAGAATCTTTATTAATTAAATAA
- a CDS encoding phosphoglycerate kinase, giving the protein MKKTIDQIELKGKKVLIRNDFNVPFDKEGNITSDKRIRASLPTIQKVVNEGGKAILFSHLGRIKTEEDKASKSLAPVAKHLEKLLGRKVYFVNQTRGSKLEAAVENLQDGDILLVQNTRYEDLNEKAESKNNPELGKYWASLGDVFINDAFGTAHRAHASNVGIATYINESAMGYLMEKEVKALSKVLNNPERPFIAIVGGAKVSDKIAIVDSLLKVADKVIIGGGMAYTFAKAQGHEIGNSLLEEDKLELVKEYLAKYGDKIVLPIDHAIGKEFANGARLVNKKDPLNIPKGYMGLDIAEESIKLFEKTLANAKTVLWNGPMGVTEFSNFKKGTEAIAVAIGKLDGAYSVVGGGDSVAAIENLKLEASFSHISTGGGASIEFLEGKELPGIKAIQDADENVEVQEKEETTTKEAKHQHKTLFCKLFGWLHKK; this is encoded by the coding sequence ATGAAAAAAACAATTGATCAAATAGAACTAAAAGGTAAAAAAGTTTTAATTAGAAATGATTTTAATGTTCCTTTTGATAAAGAAGGAAATATTACTTCAGATAAAAGAATTAGAGCATCATTGCCAACTATTCAAAAAGTTGTAAATGAAGGCGGAAAAGCAATTTTATTTTCACACTTAGGCAGAATTAAAACAGAAGAAGATAAGGCATCTAAGTCACTAGCTCCAGTGGCAAAACATTTAGAAAAACTACTAGGTAGAAAAGTATATTTTGTAAATCAAACTAGAGGTTCCAAATTAGAAGCTGCTGTTGAGAACTTACAAGATGGTGATATCTTATTAGTTCAAAATACAAGATACGAAGACTTAAATGAAAAAGCTGAATCAAAAAATAATCCTGAATTAGGAAAATACTGAGCTTCATTGGGAGATGTATTTATTAATGATGCTTTTGGTACCGCACACCGTGCACATGCATCCAATGTAGGAATTGCTACTTATATTAATGAATCTGCAATGGGTTATTTAATGGAAAAAGAAGTTAAAGCTTTATCAAAAGTTTTAAACAATCCTGAAAGACCATTCATAGCAATTGTAGGTGGAGCTAAAGTTTCAGATAAGATTGCTATTGTTGATTCCTTGTTAAAAGTTGCTGATAAAGTTATTATCGGTGGAGGAATGGCTTATACATTTGCAAAAGCGCAAGGACATGAGATTGGAAATTCTTTATTAGAAGAAGATAAATTAGAACTTGTAAAAGAATATTTAGCTAAATATGGAGATAAAATTGTTTTACCAATCGATCATGCTATAGGCAAAGAATTTGCAAATGGAGCAAGATTAGTTAATAAAAAAGATCCTCTAAACATTCCAAAAGGATATATGGGATTAGATATTGCTGAAGAATCAATAAAATTATTTGAAAAAACTTTAGCAAATGCTAAAACAGTGCTTTGAAATGGACCTATGGGGGTTACAGAATTCTCAAACTTTAAAAAAGGAACTGAAGCAATTGCTGTTGCTATTGGTAAATTAGATGGAGCTTACTCAGTTGTTGGTGGTGGAGATTCTGTTGCTGCTATTGAAAATTTAAAATTAGAAGCTTCATTTTCACATATTTCTACAGGTGGAGGAGCTTCAATAGAATTCTTAGAAGGTAAAGAGCTTCCAGGAATTAAAGCGATTCAAGATGCTGATGAAAATGTTGAAGTTCAAGAAAAAGAAGAAACAACAACAAAAGAAGCAAAACATCAACATAAAACACTATTTTGTAAATTATTTGGATGATTACACAAAAAATAA
- the smpB gene encoding SsrA-binding protein SmpB, which translates to MKIIAKNKVANYNYEIIDKYEAGIALLGWEVKSIRANKVNLNNAFATFKFHELFISNMHISLYMAVKGDVLRPRKLLMHKAQLKRLALKQQQNNFTLIPTMIYWSKDKIKIEIALARGKNKQDKRETEKKRDIEHEIAKYL; encoded by the coding sequence ATGAAGATAATAGCAAAAAATAAAGTAGCAAATTATAACTACGAAATTATAGATAAATATGAAGCTGGAATTGCTTTATTGGGCTGAGAAGTAAAATCAATTCGTGCCAATAAAGTAAATTTAAATAACGCCTTTGCTACATTTAAATTTCACGAGCTTTTTATTTCAAATATGCATATTTCTTTATATATGGCAGTCAAAGGTGATGTACTAAGACCACGAAAATTATTAATGCATAAAGCACAGTTAAAAAGACTAGCTTTAAAGCAACAACAAAATAATTTTACTTTGATACCTACAATGATTTATTGATCAAAAGATAAAATAAAAATTGAAATTGCGCTTGCTCGTGGAAAAAATAAACAAGATAAACGAGAAACAGAAAAAAAACGTGATATTGAGCATGAAATAGCAAAATATCTTTAA
- a CDS encoding triose-phosphate isomerase translates to MKKIIFNWKLNMNYFTIRQFIENLEKPLDKNFIILPSYFGIFNLLSNSKGKIDISQVGVQNISANATGDFIGKVSFVEAREVGIDYILVNHPYILKNYIDEKNSHSINYKLKVLLENDFKPIICIGNELQEKVTDIEKVITNEVKKLFENIQLTNSNELIFVYMPYFYAANNVAIDNAEIERQVGIVKKVIKKQFGEFLSESKILVLYGGLFNKESNELPMIDGIFFDHWEDVEYIQKIIKNTKFGN, encoded by the coding sequence ATGAAAAAAATTATTTTCAATTGAAAATTAAATATGAACTATTTTACAATTAGGCAATTTATTGAAAATTTAGAAAAACCTTTAGATAAAAACTTTATCATATTGCCTTCTTATTTTGGTATTTTTAACTTACTTTCAAATTCAAAAGGAAAAATTGATATTTCACAGGTTGGAGTGCAAAACATTTCTGCTAATGCAACAGGAGATTTTATAGGTAAAGTTTCTTTTGTGGAAGCAAGAGAAGTAGGAATTGACTATATTTTAGTGAATCATCCATATATTTTAAAAAATTATATCGATGAAAAAAATAGCCATTCAATTAACTACAAATTAAAAGTTTTATTAGAAAATGATTTTAAACCAATTATTTGTATTGGAAATGAACTACAAGAAAAAGTTACTGATATTGAAAAAGTAATTACTAATGAAGTAAAAAAACTTTTTGAAAATATCCAACTAACGAATTCAAACGAATTAATTTTTGTTTACATGCCTTATTTCTATGCAGCAAACAATGTTGCCATTGATAATGCAGAAATTGAAAGACAAGTTGGCATTGTTAAAAAAGTAATAAAAAAACAATTTGGAGAATTTTTATCAGAAAGCAAAATTTTAGTTCTTTATGGTGGATTATTCAATAAAGAAAGTAATGAATTACCTATGATTGACGGAATTTTCTTTGACCACTGAGAAGATGTTGAATATATTCAAAAAATAATTAAAAATACTAAATTTGGGAATTAA
- a CDS encoding APC family permease, giving the protein MTQKSAKKIGFWLALTMLLGSVIGIGIFFKNGSIQRQVDSEGWTWLAAWIVGGVMAAAAAISFSEMGFFKNTKLTGLANWAHKVGGKGYGYFISFGWSFFYFGILCVILAFFGAEVLIFFLANAFQFDISAFKIWHLVIITIFTAAFFVTVNFVSTTVSGWIQAVTTILKFVPLVLAIFIGIIAFQTHSIGGENAFALTEKSFDFKKMIMALPAVLFAYDAFLTVGSLGKKVKKPNKNIPLIVIFGMLAVIVLYTLIAISSILHNQGQIHNLLADSLPEKAKKPIIIFTFFFLLISTYGVINGFSAGFVAEMEQQRRIKLLLGISALSKKRSRNVTTAILTAGTMIVWALATFIPTIILNTDKFIDGFSNLPTVFFFALHGVTIILYLIKKVKNPEWIEEQRAQNKKGLNKFLIWTASIIGSLGFIAAFIINIALLVLALSEDTYTSSWGVFFDNGVVVSAAQELAIWLSFLAILIIAPFINYWLVKIFEKRDLIKDFDEIAGPNLDDDSEIIQTSDQNQVK; this is encoded by the coding sequence ATGACGCAAAAAAGCGCAAAAAAAATAGGTTTTTGACTAGCTCTGACTATGTTATTAGGTTCTGTTATTGGAATTGGAATTTTCTTTAAAAACGGTTCAATTCAAAGACAAGTAGATTCAGAAGGATGAACATGATTAGCAGCCTGAATCGTGGGTGGAGTTATGGCAGCTGCAGCTGCTATCTCTTTTTCGGAAATGGGATTTTTCAAAAATACTAAATTAACTGGTTTAGCTAACTGAGCTCACAAAGTAGGAGGTAAAGGATATGGATACTTCATTTCTTTTGGATGATCATTCTTTTACTTTGGAATTTTGTGTGTTATTCTTGCCTTTTTCGGGGCAGAAGTTTTAATTTTCTTTTTAGCTAATGCTTTCCAATTTGATATATCAGCATTTAAAATTTGACATTTAGTAATTATTACAATTTTTACTGCCGCTTTCTTTGTAACAGTTAACTTTGTTTCTACAACTGTAAGTGGATGAATTCAAGCAGTAACAACAATTTTAAAATTTGTTCCATTAGTGTTGGCTATTTTCATTGGTATTATTGCATTTCAAACTCACTCTATTGGTGGAGAAAACGCATTTGCATTAACAGAAAAAAGTTTTGACTTTAAAAAGATGATTATGGCTTTACCTGCTGTATTGTTTGCTTATGATGCTTTCTTAACAGTTGGTTCACTTGGTAAAAAAGTTAAAAAACCTAATAAAAATATTCCTTTAATTGTTATTTTTGGAATGCTGGCTGTTATTGTTTTATACACATTAATTGCCATTTCTTCTATCTTACACAATCAAGGTCAAATTCACAATTTATTAGCTGACTCATTGCCAGAAAAAGCTAAAAAACCTATTATTATATTTACTTTCTTCTTTTTGTTAATTTCTACTTACGGAGTTATTAACGGATTTTCAGCGGGATTTGTTGCGGAAATGGAGCAACAAAGAAGAATTAAATTACTACTAGGAATATCAGCCTTAAGCAAAAAAAGATCAAGAAATGTAACAACTGCTATTTTAACAGCTGGAACAATGATTGTTTGAGCACTAGCTACTTTTATTCCAACAATTATTTTAAATACAGATAAATTTATTGATGGATTTTCAAATTTACCAACTGTTTTCTTTTTTGCTTTACATGGTGTAACAATTATTCTTTACTTAATTAAAAAAGTTAAGAATCCGGAATGAATTGAAGAACAAAGAGCTCAAAACAAAAAAGGATTAAATAAATTTTTAATCTGAACAGCATCAATTATTGGATCATTGGGATTTATTGCTGCTTTTATCATCAATATTGCTTTACTAGTTTTAGCTTTATCAGAAGATACATATACTTCTTCATGAGGTGTTTTCTTTGATAATGGCGTTGTTGTATCAGCTGCCCAAGAATTAGCAATATGACTAAGCTTTTTAGCAATTCTAATTATTGCACCATTTATAAATTATTGACTTGTTAAAATCTTTGAAAAAAGAGATTTAATCAAAGATTTTGATGAAATTGCGGGTCCTAATCTGGATGATGATAGTGAAATTATCCAAACTTCAGATCAAAATCAAGTTAAATAA
- a CDS encoding M42 family metallopeptidase yields the protein MKNIDHEKIFSRLKEYMEVHGISRYEDEVVALIKKNTAQANVEYTRDGLGSLIMTKKSHNQGPKIMISVHMDEVGYIVLDILENGQLRVQSVGGVWPNVVVGSKAKVVTTTGKEYAGIFGHTSIHILEPEKAKKAVTNKDLFVDCGFDNKKIAVAAGVEIGDKIYIHGPTLRLYNKNLVAGKAMDNRAGITVLDFIINELSNETLPNQTYFVASVQEEVGTRGAKTSVSMINPDVAIAIDTTSSYDTYLSGTGENKLSKGVALRVADRGTLMDPKLIQYFKDLAQKHNIPLYKFVAQGGGTDAAELQFGRGGVATICLSIPQRYLHSPIGVCDLEDLKNNIVIVVEFLKSFDQTALDSIKYK from the coding sequence ATGAAAAATATTGATCATGAAAAAATTTTTTCAAGATTAAAAGAATATATGGAAGTACATGGTATTTCACGATATGAAGATGAGGTTGTAGCATTAATTAAGAAAAATACAGCTCAAGCTAATGTTGAATATACAAGAGATGGATTAGGATCCCTGATTATGACTAAAAAAAGTCATAATCAGGGTCCCAAAATCATGATAAGTGTGCATATGGATGAAGTAGGTTACATTGTTTTAGATATTTTAGAAAATGGACAATTAAGAGTGCAATCTGTTGGTGGAGTTTGACCTAATGTTGTTGTAGGTTCAAAAGCAAAAGTAGTTACTACAACAGGCAAAGAATATGCAGGAATTTTTGGTCACACTTCAATTCATATTTTAGAACCTGAAAAAGCTAAAAAAGCTGTTACAAATAAAGATTTATTTGTAGATTGTGGTTTTGATAATAAAAAGATAGCTGTAGCAGCAGGAGTAGAAATAGGAGATAAAATTTATATCCATGGTCCCACTTTGAGACTATATAACAAAAATCTAGTCGCAGGTAAAGCAATGGATAACAGAGCTGGAATTACTGTTTTAGATTTTATTATTAATGAATTATCAAATGAAACTTTACCAAACCAAACCTACTTTGTAGCTTCAGTTCAAGAAGAAGTAGGAACTCGTGGAGCTAAAACTTCTGTAAGTATGATTAATCCTGATGTTGCAATTGCAATTGATACAACAAGTTCATATGATACTTATTTATCTGGAACAGGAGAAAATAAATTATCAAAAGGTGTAGCACTTAGAGTAGCTGATAGAGGAACATTAATGGATCCCAAGTTAATTCAATATTTTAAAGATTTAGCTCAAAAACATAACATTCCTCTATACAAATTTGTAGCTCAAGGCGGAGGAACTGATGCTGCTGAACTACAATTTGGCCGTGGCGGTGTTGCTACAATTTGCTTGTCAATTCCCCAAAGATATCTTCATTCACCAATTGGTGTTTGTGATTTAGAAGATTTAAAAAATAATATCGTTATAGTTGTAGAATTTTTAAAATCATTCGATCAAACCGCACTTGATAGTATTAAGTACAAGTAA